From Acinetobacter sp. ASP199, the proteins below share one genomic window:
- a CDS encoding acyl-CoA desaturase, with amino-acid sequence MNMQIDFKRHSKTQFLSPEQIQEFGAKVEAIRREVMDDLGEKDAEYIYKIRNFVRYSEIASRGMLMVAGWLPPVWLAGTGLLGISKIVENMELGHNVMHGQFDWMNDPSLNGSTYDWDTIATGDDWKYTHNYIHHTYTNIVGMDHDVGYGLIRVSESQPWELRFIWNIPLTIQLMVFFEWYVGLQRLHLEDVIAYKTKTWKQVWDEAAPLRKKMRRQVLKDYVFFPLIAGPNAIPVFTGNAVANVIRSLWASAVIFNGHFTEDAETFEMDNTDNETRAEWYLRQIRGSSNFSGTEWLHILSGNLSHQIEHHLFPDMPANRYSEVAPKIKALCAEYGIHYNEASFMKQFSTVWVRVAKCSVPNEWHAQIAEKVQSAKFILNAVKAKFF; translated from the coding sequence ATGAATATGCAAATTGATTTTAAGCGGCACAGTAAGACCCAATTTTTAAGCCCTGAACAGATTCAGGAATTTGGTGCCAAAGTGGAGGCGATTCGCCGTGAAGTGATGGATGATTTAGGTGAAAAAGATGCTGAATACATCTATAAAATCCGTAATTTTGTCCGCTATAGCGAAATTGCTTCCCGGGGCATGCTGATGGTGGCCGGTTGGTTACCACCTGTATGGCTGGCGGGGACAGGTCTGCTCGGTATTTCCAAAATTGTGGAAAATATGGAACTGGGTCATAACGTGATGCACGGACAGTTCGACTGGATGAATGATCCGAGTCTGAATGGTTCAACTTATGACTGGGATACCATTGCCACTGGAGATGACTGGAAATATACCCATAACTATATCCACCATACTTATACCAATATTGTCGGCATGGATCATGATGTTGGTTATGGCCTGATTCGTGTCAGTGAATCTCAGCCATGGGAGCTGCGTTTTATCTGGAATATTCCATTGACAATTCAGTTGATGGTGTTCTTCGAATGGTACGTGGGTCTACAGCGCCTGCATCTGGAAGATGTAATTGCCTATAAAACCAAAACCTGGAAACAGGTCTGGGATGAAGCAGCGCCATTACGTAAAAAAATGCGCCGTCAGGTGTTGAAAGATTATGTATTTTTCCCATTGATTGCGGGTCCAAATGCCATTCCAGTATTTACTGGCAATGCAGTCGCCAATGTGATTCGCAGCCTGTGGGCTTCAGCGGTAATCTTTAATGGCCATTTCACTGAAGATGCTGAAACCTTCGAGATGGATAATACTGACAATGAAACCCGTGCGGAATGGTATCTGCGTCAGATCCGTGGTTCAAGTAATTTCAGTGGCACTGAATGGCTTCATATTTTAAGTGGTAACTTGAGCCATCAGATTGAGCACCATTTATTCCCGGACATGCCGGCGAACCGCTATTCCGAAGTCGCACCAAAAATCAAAGCGCTCTGTGCTGAGTACGGTATTCACTATAACGAAGCCAGCTTTATGAAACAGTTTTCGACCGTTTGGGTTCGCGTTGCAAAATGCTCGGTACCAAACGAATGGCATGCACAAATTGCAGAAAAAGTGCAAAGCGCAAAATTTATATTGAATGCTGTAAAAGCCAAGTTTTTTTAA
- a CDS encoding iron-sulfur cluster-binding domain-containing protein: MTTMQSYKPHWIREDFIDFIAEKFHPTLALKKVKAEVMSIQLIGHDFYKIQLRPNFNFQAKKFQPGQNVAVTLRLDGVLHQRHYSVVTILKNGDVIIAVKQQGKVSRALSSLQLGAVVELSQPQGEFTMLNSPKPILMLASGSGITAIYSLLQKAVVQFQHPIDLIYFTRDDAFHAEIKTLTLMHPHLKYHHFNTVEHKQHLSLQLLNKLVPDFEQREIYACGSAVMMKTAHRIAEKLSVKSSFHSEYFQIVVDEKVKAQPVQFQRSHQEFQASSTILESAEQAGLRPAHGCRMGICNTCSCTKVSGSVKNILTGEIDHESNTPIKLCISQAVSPVVINL; encoded by the coding sequence ATGACAACTATGCAAAGCTACAAGCCTCACTGGATCCGAGAAGACTTCATTGATTTCATTGCTGAAAAATTTCATCCAACTTTGGCATTGAAAAAGGTTAAGGCGGAAGTCATGAGCATCCAGCTTATTGGTCATGATTTCTATAAGATTCAGCTGCGTCCGAATTTCAACTTTCAGGCTAAAAAATTTCAGCCCGGACAGAATGTGGCTGTTACTTTAAGGCTAGATGGTGTTTTGCATCAGCGTCATTATTCTGTCGTTACGATTCTAAAAAATGGTGATGTCATTATTGCAGTGAAACAGCAGGGCAAAGTATCTCGTGCCTTGAGTTCTTTGCAGCTGGGTGCAGTGGTAGAACTTTCACAGCCACAGGGCGAATTCACTATGCTGAATTCCCCTAAACCCATTTTAATGCTGGCTTCAGGCAGCGGAATCACCGCAATTTATTCCTTGCTGCAAAAAGCTGTGGTGCAGTTTCAGCATCCGATTGATCTGATCTATTTTACCCGTGATGATGCGTTTCATGCTGAAATTAAAACGCTAACACTGATGCATCCACATCTGAAATATCATCATTTTAATACTGTGGAGCATAAGCAGCATCTCAGCCTACAGTTACTCAACAAGCTGGTACCAGATTTTGAACAGCGTGAAATTTATGCCTGTGGTTCAGCGGTAATGATGAAAACAGCGCACCGTATTGCCGAAAAGCTTTCTGTGAAATCCAGTTTCCATTCTGAATATTTCCAGATCGTGGTGGATGAAAAAGTAAAAGCACAACCCGTGCAATTCCAACGATCGCATCAGGAGTTTCAAGCCAGCTCTACCATTCTGGAAAGTGCTGAACAGGCAGGTTTGCGTCCTGCACATGGTTGCCGTATGGGGATCTGTAATACCTGTTCTTGTACCAAAGTCAGTGGCTCGGTGAAAAATATCCTGACTGGTGAAATCGATCACGAGAGCAATACCCCGATTAAACTGTGTATCTCCCAGGCCGTTAGTCCTGTGGTGATTAATCTTTAA
- a CDS encoding long-chain-fatty-acid--CoA ligase: MLGNMMFQPLLISSMIEHAGRYHADTAVISKNTDLSMTHTSWGEIRSNAKRFANVLNQLGLQHGDRVATIAWNNHRHLESWYAISGSGFVCHTINPRLFPEQLVFIINDASDRVILFDKTFAPLIKAVKPMLSKVEHFICLDSKDEAILEAIPDVKFYDELIADQSDDFDWPELNENAASSLCYTSGTTGHPKGVLYSHRSTTLHSFAISLPDSLNVSARDIMLPVVPMFHVNAWGTPYAASMVGCTLVLPGPGLDGASLINLIDTYKVSVALGVPTIWQGLIAAAQQSGSNLESLKRNVVGGSACPPSMLQVFKEQFDCETIHAWGMTETSPLGTANQIKAKHLDLSKEEHLEIRLSQGRSPFGVDLRLTDEENGSNEITRDGETTGNLQIRGHWIINNYFGKEESSLTADGWFDTGDIATLNEDGFMKISDRAKDLIKSGGEWISSVELENLAMGHPQIAMAAVIAAQHPKWDERPILIAIRKPDSQLTELELLDYFADKVAKWQVPDKVIFVDAIPLSGTGKMLKKDLREKFGTVLLDQEIELSPAVE, from the coding sequence ATGCTTGGAAATATGATGTTTCAGCCCTTACTGATCAGCAGCATGATTGAGCATGCAGGACGCTATCATGCCGATACTGCGGTAATTTCAAAAAATACTGATCTCAGTATGACCCATACTAGCTGGGGTGAGATTCGCAGTAATGCCAAACGTTTTGCCAATGTGTTGAATCAACTGGGACTGCAACATGGCGACCGTGTCGCGACCATTGCATGGAATAACCATCGACACCTGGAATCCTGGTACGCCATTTCAGGAAGTGGCTTTGTTTGCCACACGATTAATCCACGTTTGTTCCCTGAACAGCTGGTATTTATTATTAATGATGCATCAGACCGGGTAATTCTGTTTGATAAAACTTTTGCCCCATTAATTAAAGCCGTCAAACCGATGCTGAGTAAAGTAGAACACTTTATCTGTCTGGATTCAAAAGACGAGGCCATTCTTGAGGCTATTCCAGATGTGAAATTTTATGATGAGCTCATTGCTGATCAATCTGATGATTTTGATTGGCCTGAACTTAATGAAAATGCAGCAAGCTCACTGTGTTATACCTCGGGGACTACAGGTCATCCAAAGGGTGTTTTATATAGTCATCGTTCAACTACATTACATAGTTTTGCGATCAGTTTGCCGGATTCTTTGAATGTTTCTGCACGAGATATTATGCTGCCTGTCGTACCGATGTTCCATGTGAATGCCTGGGGTACGCCATATGCAGCATCGATGGTTGGCTGTACTTTGGTATTGCCAGGTCCAGGTCTGGATGGCGCGAGTCTGATTAATCTGATTGACACCTATAAAGTATCAGTTGCACTGGGTGTCCCGACTATCTGGCAAGGTTTGATTGCAGCAGCGCAACAGTCTGGTTCCAATTTGGAAAGCCTGAAACGCAATGTCGTCGGCGGCTCGGCATGTCCACCTTCAATGCTACAAGTATTTAAAGAACAGTTTGATTGTGAAACTATCCATGCCTGGGGGATGACTGAAACCAGTCCACTTGGCACAGCCAATCAGATTAAAGCCAAGCATCTGGATTTGAGTAAAGAAGAGCATTTAGAAATCCGTCTTTCTCAAGGTCGTTCACCATTTGGAGTTGATCTGCGTTTAACTGATGAAGAAAATGGCTCGAATGAAATTACCCGCGATGGTGAAACCACAGGCAATCTGCAGATTCGTGGTCACTGGATTATCAATAACTATTTTGGCAAGGAAGAATCTTCTTTAACTGCTGATGGCTGGTTTGATACGGGTGATATCGCTACCTTGAATGAAGATGGCTTTATGAAGATCAGTGACCGTGCCAAGGATCTGATCAAGTCAGGTGGCGAATGGATCTCCTCGGTTGAACTGGAAAATCTGGCCATGGGTCATCCGCAAATAGCCATGGCAGCTGTCATTGCTGCACAGCATCCAAAATGGGATGAACGCCCAATCCTGATTGCAATCAGAAAACCTGACAGTCAGCTCACGGAGCTTGAACTGCTGGATTATTTTGCTGACAAAGTAGCGAAATGGCAGGTGCCAGACAAAGTGATTTTTGTCGATGCAATTCCATTAAGTGGCACTGGCAAGATGCTGAAAAAAGACTTACGAGAAAAGTTCGGAACAGTATTACTGGATCAGGAAATTGAGCTCAGCCCGGCTGTAGAATAA